ttatttttaattgtttatgcATTGACTTACATTAAGGATCACCTGCGTTGAAAACGCAGTTTgtccactgctgtgtgtttgagtggaAACGTATCAAACACGATTTTAGTTTTCACATGTAAAACTATGTTTTGGTCCAGACTGGTATTTCTCCGTGGTGGAGAAGATGGGGAAAGGCTTTCTCATTGCACTTATCATATAATGATGTTCAAAAGTGAGTCTAACTCAGCAAATCCAAACCCTCcccttttactttactttactacatcaaagtgaaaaaaacatcccaCTCATTAAATATTGCCCAGATTTAGTTTGTCCATTAAAAGTCCTGCAGACATTTGCTAGACTGACTGTTAGACTCAagtttaatgaataaaaagtcATGGTCACTTTAACCTTATTTATGGGACACAAAAGCCATCAAGTTGAAAAGTACATAAGTACAATTAAAGTTGTATTTATGTACTTTATCCTCAGTAGGTTTTTATGGGGGAAACATGACATAGCCTAACATCAGGTATGTTTACTCATTGATTTATTCACTTCAGAAGCACAGGATCAGGCTCAGGCTTTGAATGATGGAGTCAAACCAGTCACCTTTCTTTaagctgttgctgttgtatttctgtttccCACTGGTTGgtgctgttttctctgtatttaaattcaaattcttTATTTCTTGCCCTGGTCAAGCAAGTTCTTCATTTGACCCGCTTCAGTTAATTTACCTGACAGTGACTCAGCCCATTTATATGGGACCTTACAAATACAAATCATGTTGTGTATCTATGTTCAACAGACcataagaaaagaaagacaccgaaaacacaaatgaataggtgattttaatgaaaatacatttttgtttacaaATGGAGGGTTGTATATAAAGTAATAAGAAGTTACAAAAACACCAGTAAAAGCAGAGCATAATCTTTAACCTGCAGAAGAATTATATATAgaaatgattcttttttttttaacacagatactttaaatataaaacataattgGTCCAAAGTGAGACTAAAGTCCTCAAAGCTACTGTATAACAAATAAACATAGGTCTGATTGTTTTCAGCTAGTCATTTCACTGTATTGACCTGTCCAAAAATAACATTGCAACTCCAATTGTCCAGCAGTCATAAGACACAATATACTCTTCAtggaaatcaaacaaataaacaggcCGGAGAAAAAGCAGTACCCACTCTACTTTCATTAAGGTGTCAGCAAAAACATCAGGATATAATACAGATGTCCTCAGGCAGCCTGCTTTAGGAGATTCGACTGGGTGTCTTGCAAGATTATTGCTTCCTTTGGTGACATTTTGGATTTTCTCCCAGATCCCCTGTGTTGAAAATAGCAAATGCAAAATATGAGTAAATCTGCCGTAAACATGCCAGACCTAGAGCCCTCCTGTGTACTGTTACCTAGATGGATGTTTTGATTTTAAGGCATGCAGggatacaagaaaaaaaaaaaaagaacacatcCTGTGCCCTGGAGCATGATCTTACCTGTCCTCCACGTCTTGTATTGTGTCAGGAAGGGGTGAGCCGAGTGTTTCTGGAAGAAATATTCCAGCCACCCCGCTGAGGATCAGAGCGCCTCCGTAGATTAAACCCGGTAGCCAGGGTATGTAGTCCCCCGCGAGGAGCACCATGGGGGCCACCATGGCTCCTATACGAGCCATCATGGATACCCAGCCCATGCCATTCTGACTGAAAGAGAAAACGTACAATTAAGTACCACAAGGGATTGTTGTGCAATGGTGGAAGATAGATATTCAATGGATTCAGTATATAAAACATGTACGCGAGGGAAACAGGGTTTTAAGTTACTGTTTAACTGAACATTTGGAGGTGGAAGATAGTTGAACGTATTTAATTTGTTGGTGTCACAACTCAAAAAAAATGTGCCTTCTAGGGATTTTGGTGTATTACAGTATCTGGAGTTTCCAGAGAAcggtaaaacaaacaaagacatgtGGTCAGCAGCCCCTCTGCTGGGAAACATTTGGTCAGAGAGAACAGCAAATAACTGCAATACTTAGACAAGTTAAACAAACATATAGTAAGTGTGCAAGAAACAACAATGTAACAGTGATGTCAAAATGGATATCCCAGAACACAGTTTGTCAGATGATGATGAGCTGTTGCTGACAGTAGAGCCCAAATAAATCCTTGAACATAAACCAAAACCTTATTGGATCCACATTTTGACGAAGACTTCAGgctgttttaaatgaaaatgcataCTTGTTAATAAACAAGCATGTGTGATGATGCGGTCACAGAGTTTGTAATGATCTGTTACTGTTTAGCCCTCATGTCATCTGGGTAGAAGTTGACTCTGTTTGACGCAGTTAATCTTTATCTGTTCTGCTGCCAATGTGTCTGTGCAAGAAACAGCAGACTAACAGCATACACACGCCGCACAGCCCTTTTTTGCTGCAGTTAGCAGTGAGCTTTTAGATTTTATTACTTGCCACGAGTGATTTGTGTCTCAACAAAAAGTGGCCCATACTATGTATTTATTCAAACAATAAACTGCTGTTCTCCTGGAGTTACCTGTTCTATATTCTgaataaaatgtacatattaGTATCCAGGTTCCATACATCTGACCTATTGCACGTATTTCTGATTTGGTCCTCTAAATACCAGTTCCATCTGTTTAACAGGCTAATATAGGATCCAGGAGAGAAACCCTCATCTGTCTCATTCATAAATAGACATGATTCCCTCAACAGAATAAATTGTTCTGTGAACTAAATTTCCTCGACAAACTAAATAATCTCCAAATAAGACTCACCGAATGATGGTTGGGTACAGTTCTCCGGAGTAAAGGTAACAGCAGTTGAAGGACGCAGCAAGGCAACCTTTACCCACAACAGCCAGACAGGTGCGTACAGTCTGTTTATCTGCACAGAGATGGAATATGCATCTGATCACTCTGTTGTTTCTGTAGTATAATATCACAACAGCATGGTACATGGGCAACTCTCAGCCTTGacttgtatgtatgtgttcTAACATACCATAAGGTACCAGTACGTTGATCAAAATAGTGACTCCAGCGATAATGAGGGCACCACACTGCGATGGACGCCGTCCAATAAAACTCATTGACACAGTTATGACAACTTTAGCAGGGATGTCAACGGCTCCGAAGATCACTTGGATTAAATAGATGTCTACCCCAAACTTCTGCAGATCCATAGCAAGGCCATAGTAGGCAAAGCTGGTTGATaacctatatatatatttaaaaaacatgcaTGGTATCATTGCAATTTCACAGATGGTGCTTAGAAATGTTATTGGGTTCTTCTACAATACAAGCAGGAAATGTACCAGACAGCACTGAGGCAGACTGTCATTGTCCTCATTGTGGGTGTGCGGAACAGATCCAGGACAGAGTAGGAGCCCTGAGAACACGACATCTCTTTCTTCATGGACTCTTGCAGCATCTGTGCATAAAGAGAGATTTCTCTCAATccaaattcatttaaaatacaattatgAACACATACGGATGGTGCAATAACACAAATGCACCATGTTCCCTTACTTTAATGTCgattttttctccctcttcgCGGCGTCCATTAAATTTGGCCACGCTTTTAAGGTTCTTGATGGCTTGGTCAGACTTATTACTCAGGACTAACCATCTTGAAGATTCATGAAACCACCTGTGAGAGATATTCATACTTATTAATCAGTAATTTTAGTTGCAATGCAAATTTTTCTTTGCAGTTCAATACTTGGCATCTCACCATGAGTAAAGGAAGAAGACATAGAAGGGCAAAGACACAGCCAGGGTTAACCACCTCCAGTCCCGGATGAAGTAGGCTATTACCGCCAGGATCAGCTGTCCCACTGTGTAACAGTAACCTGTTATTGTTCCCACCACAGTCCGCACCCGAGTGGGGATCCACTCCACAACTTGAAATGAAAGAATCACAGAAGAAGACATATTTTAAAGAATTTAGTATGGTTAGTACCTCATTATCATCACAGTGTGTTGGGATAAGTGGCAGGCCTGTTGACTTTATCCTGTTAAAGGGGCTGTGTGTAATCCAACTGGTGAGTTCGTACTCCAAACACATAGGGGCAGCATATTGCCAGAAAGCTGGGGTGTCCACCTCTAAGAAACAAGGAAATGCACTCTTTGGTGTCTCTTGCTCCCTCCCCTTCTCTAGTCAGACTGACCAGTGGGCTGCCAAACGTTTCTGTCACTCCAGACTGTGTGGAGATTTGAATGGGACTGATTAGGACTGCAGACAAGAGACCAGCTGTGACCTTAAAGCGACTGTATGGAAGGAACATGCAATGTGATGGAGAAACGACAGTACATTGGAGAAATTGCTGAGCTTGAGGAAAGAATGAGCTAATGTCACCGAGAGAAGATGGCTGAAACACAAGCTTACAGCCTGCTAGCAGTTATTACTTCCTCATCTTCTCACGATGGACTGAAGGCaaactggatgctacagtgactctcTATTACCTCTTGAGGCAAAAAGAGGTATTACGAAGCCGGGggtagctggttagcatgctaacttcaggagaTATCTCTGCAGCACAATACATAGACATATTTGACATAACGTCAAAactcttatttcttcacattgcGTTGATAACTTTAGttcatttttgaatgttttaaactaaaatacttACATTAGCCCCTTTAACTCCAAATGAACAAAGTGTAACTATTAACTCTGGCTCTTCTCAACAGTATTTCATATTTAGCCTTAATACTCCATCCAGCTAAATAACTTACTGAGCGAGAATGTGTTGAGTCCTAGGCCAGACAGAGCCATGCCACAACCAAACCGGGACAGgcagaagagggagaaggagggcGAGAAAGCAGCACATGTTCCTGCCACTGCCATCAGCAGGTTAGAAATGAGCAGGAGGATGCGTCGACCATATCTTGGAGCCAGTCAGATTCACAAAGAGTGAGGTCAGTGAGGCCAGTTGCAATTTTAGTTACAATTTTAAACACTACTACATGAAGATGAGGCATGTCTTTTCATTCAAGATGAGTAAACAGATGCAGCAGAAAAGATGCATCTACAATTAATTTTGTACAGTTAAATGTTACCTGTCTGAAAGACCTCCAAAGACAAGAGCTCCCACAAGCACACCTCCCATGTAGACGGTTTGTGACATTTGCTTCAAAGATCGCAGATCACACACCAAATGCCACTGACAAAATGTAAgcacaaattaaaacacatgGCAAGACAACACATGCATTTGTACTGTGAGAGAAAGATGACTGAAAAGTGCAGTCTCACATCAGATATGATTGTGGAGGTCATCGCTGTCATGTTATAGGACCATCCGTCTGTGCATCCCTGCAGGTTAACATCCAAACCATCATCTGTGTCTTCCAGTTCTCTTGAACCGGAGGTCCCGTTCTTAGCCAGGAGGTGCCACTGTGGAGCAACGTAACGCTGGCACCTCTGCGGTTTCCCCGCCTGGTCTAACGGCACCGTTATCAGCAGCATCTCTTCCAGGCTCAGCTGGGTCTGAGAGAGGTTTGTGTGCGCGCTGCAGTAGTGAGAAGGCACAGCGGCCACAAAGTTCTGCAGCAGGTTATGACTGGCCATCATCAGAACAGGTATGCAGAGGAGGGTCACATGTAGGATCTGGAAGCGTCCTGTGCTGCCCACCTGCTCTAGGAGGTCACCAAACGGCATAGTTTTGCGCAGACAGTCTCCAGAGGGTCACTTAATGTTAATGGCACTAGATCCTGCTGTTGGTATGTTCCTTTAAAATAT
The DNA window shown above is from Lates calcarifer isolate ASB-BC8 linkage group LG20, TLL_Latcal_v3, whole genome shotgun sequence and carries:
- the slc22a6l gene encoding solute carrier family 22 member 6; the protein is MPFGDLLEQVGSTGRFQILHVTLLCIPVLMMASHNLLQNFVAAVPSHYCSAHTNLSQTQLSLEEMLLITVPLDQAGKPQRCQRYVAPQWHLLAKNGTSGSRELEDTDDGLDVNLQGCTDGWSYNMTAMTSTIISDWHLVCDLRSLKQMSQTVYMGGVLVGALVFGGLSDRYGRRILLLISNLLMAVAGTCAAFSPSFSLFCLSRFGCGMALSGLGLNTFSLIVEWIPTRVRTVVGTITGYCYTVGQLILAVIAYFIRDWRWLTLAVSLPFYVFFLYSWWFHESSRWLVLSNKSDQAIKNLKSVAKFNGRREEGEKIDIKMLQESMKKEMSCSQGSYSVLDLFRTPTMRTMTVCLSAVWLSTSFAYYGLAMDLQKFGVDIYLIQVIFGAVDIPAKVVITVSMSFIGRRPSQCGALIIAGVTILINVLVPYDKQTVRTCLAVVGKGCLAASFNCCYLYSGELYPTIIRQNGMGWVSMMARIGAMVAPMVLLAGDYIPWLPGLIYGGALILSGVAGIFLPETLGSPLPDTIQDVEDRGSGRKSKMSPKEAIILQDTQSNLLKQAA